The following DNA comes from Streptomyces sp. NBC_00273.
CGTCAGGTGCGCGCACGACGGACGGACGCAGGTCGACGGCCATCAGGAAGCCGGGATCGGTCCGCTCCCAGTCGGACGAGAACCACGGCTCCATGACGTCCGGTTCCAGAAAGGCCTTGATGCAGGTGGTCGGTTCGGTGACCGTACCGATGAGCCCGCGTGCGGTTTCGACGTCGGTGTCGAGCAGGACGTGACGGACCGCCTGGGCCGGCAGCCCGACCTGGATGCTCAGCCCCCACGGCACGTCCACCGGCCTCGGTGCCCGTCGCGAGACGGTCCATCCGTCGACCCACGAGCGCGCGAGCTCCCACATCCGGACACCCCTCCGAGTAATGACTGCAATCGGAATGCGGATGTTACACAGGTGCGCTGACGGTCGAACCCCCGCACTCGATCACCTAGTGGGAGACACAGAGCTCGTTGCCCTCCGGATCGGCGAGGGTCGTCCATGCGCTGCCGCCCATACGGCCCTCGTGGAGGTGCTTGGCGCCGTTGGCGATGAGGCGTTCGACCAGTGCCTTGGGGTCGTCGGAGCCGGTACGGACGTCGAAATGGGCCCGGTTCTTGACCGTCTTGGGTTCGGGGACGAACTGGAAGAGGACACGGGGTGCGCGCTCCAGGCCCTCCGGGTGGCGGATCGCGGCGCCCACCTTCCAGACGAGGGTGCCCCGGTGGATCTTGGTGTCGTCCTCGCTCGCGTGGCCCGCCTCGATCAGGCCGCGGATGAACTGCTCGTCGCTCGGCTCCACTTCCCAACCGAGCGCCTCGGCCCACCAGTCGGCGAGCGCGTGCGGGTCGGTCGAGTCGATGGTCACCTGAAATGTGTACGCCATGCCGGGACCCTACTGAGGAGGCGCCGCCATCGCCACACGCCACAAGGGGGCGTGGGAGGCGGGGCGCCGGGCGCGGGGTGTCATCGGCCCCTCTCCCCGCCCCCGGCGGTGAGGTGCGAGGCGACCAGCGCGGCGAAGGTCAGCAGCCAGGCGCCCACGGCGACCCAGAGGAGGACCTCGCCCAGCGTGCGCAGCCAGGCGACACCGGCCGGTTCCGCCACGGAGAGACAGGCGGTGGCCGTCATGCCGAGCGGGAAGACGGTGGCCCAGCGGCGCATGTCGTAGCGCGGCCGCGGGTGGCGCAGTTCGGCGGCGAGGAGGACGACGTACCAGACGAGGGAAAGGGCGAGCAGGGCCAGCGTGACGGTACGCAGCGTGGTGTGTGCCGAACCGGTCCATACGGGTGACGCGGTGAGCTTGGATCCGGCCAGGGCGGAGATGGAGAGCGCACCGCCCGCCACCCAGTGGTCGCCCTTGCCGCCCACCACCTCGCGCAGGTCGAAGCGGAAGAGGGCCGCCAGGTAGAGCAGCAGGCCGAGGCAGAAGGCGGCCATCGCCGCCCGCGCCAGCAGGTCGTGGTGGTCGGCGTCGGCGAGGGACGCGGCGAGGAGGGAGAGCCCCTGGGTCGCCACGCAGCCGAGGAAGGCCGCTCCCGGCATGCGCCGCCGCCAGTGCCGCAGGACGTTGAAGAGCAGCCCGGGCCAGAGCACCGCGGCCACCACGAGCAGCACGGCGGCCGCCGTCTGCCAGCCCTGCTGCGAGAGCCGGGCCCCGATGACGGTGGTGGCGGCGACGGCCGTCAGCGCTGCCGGTGTGTCGGCCTCGGCGCGAAACCGCCCGCGGTCGCCCAGCAGCCGGGAGGTGAAGTCGGCGGCGAGTACGAGCCACAGCGCACCGGCGACGACCAGCGCGGCCAGTGACGCCGCGTCGTGCCCGGTCAGGTGCAGTCCGACGGAGATGATGCCGGTGGCCATGACGGCGGCTCCCGCCGCGGGCGGGAGCCCGGTCCACCAGTCACGGCCGGGGAGGATGCTCACGCGTCCAGCGGACCCCACGGGTCGGCAGGCTCCCGGCGGACGGGGCCGACGCGCCGCGCGAACCACACGGCCGGACGCGAAACCTCCTGCACGCAAGATCAAGCAAACCTGCGCGCGATGCACAGGCGGGGGTGCGGGCCCGTCCTAGGCTCGGACTCAGACGCGGACCTGCCGGTCCGTCACAGGGGAGTGGACCGGCAGGTTCCCGATTCCTCGCGCGGGCACACGGACCCGTTCCCGGCACCGGGGCGACCTCCGCCGGGGAGGGGAACTCCGCGCGCGCCACCGGCGCCGGGTTGAAGGTGCGGGGGTAGCGTCGGACCTCCTCGGCCGGTGGCCGGAACTCGCGCTTGCCGGCCCGGTTAGGCGTACCTAACCTATGGCTCACCCACGCTCGAGAACGTCGGCACGACTTCGGGACCCGTCCCCAACCGAAGGAGCCTCCCCCCATGAACGCACGTCTCGACCATGCCCGGCCCTACGCCCTCGGCCTGTTCCGGATCGTCACCGGACTGCTCTTCGCCTCGCACGGCGCCGCTTCCCTCTTCGGTGTCCTCGGCGGTGCGCACGGTGGCGGAACCGTCGCCACCGGGAGCTGGCCCGGCTGGTACGCCGCCGCCATCCAGCTCGTCGCCGGCGCTCTGGTCCTGCTGGGGCTCAGCACCCGGGCGGCCGCCTTCGTCGCCTCCGGTTCGATGGCGTACGCGTACTTCACCGTGCACCAGCCCGGTGCGCTGTGGCCGCTGCAGAACGGCGGCGAGGCCTCGGCGATGTTCTGCTGGGCCTTCCTCCTGCTGGTGTTCACCGGCCCCGGAGCCCTGGCGGTGGACGGGCTGTTCTCCTCGCGTTCGGCGGCCTCCGTCGGGCAGCGGGACGAGAACCGCCCGGAGGCCGTCACCGCCTGAGGAATCGATTCAGCGCCACTCGCGTCGACACCGTACGCGGCGGCACCACTCGCGCCCCGGCGCCCGGGCCCCTCAGCGGGGCGCTGCGACCAGCCCTATCTCGTAGGCCGTGATGACGAGTTGGACCCGGTCCCGGGCGCCGAGCTTGGTGAACAGGCGCGAGACGTGCGATTTGGCCGTGGCCGCCGAGATGAACAGCTCCTCGGCTATCTCGCCGTTCGAGAGACCCAGCCCCACCAAGGTCAGCACCTCCCGCTCGCGCTCGGTGATCCCCGCGACGGGTCGCGGCGCCCGCACCTCGGGCGCCGCCGGCCCGGGCGCGCGGACGAAGTCCGCGATCAGCCGGCGGGTGACGCCCGGCGCGATCAGGGCGTCCCCCGCGGCGATCACCCGGATCGCGGCGAGGATGTCCTCCACGGCCATGTCCTTCACGGCGAACCCGCTCGCGCCGGCGCGCAGCGCCCCGTAGACGTGGTCGTCCTCGTCGAAGGTGGTCAGCACGAGCACCTTGACGGCCTCCGCGGCCGTGGTGATCAGCCCGGTGGCCTCGATGCCGTCCATGCCCGGCATCCGGATGTCCATCACCACCACGTCGGGGCGCAGTTCGGCGGCGAGGCGGACGCCGTCGGTACCCGTACCGGCCTCGCCGACGACCTCCAGGTCGGCGGTGTCGGCCATCAGCACCCGCAGACCGGACCTGACCAACGGCTGGTCGTCCACGAGCAGGACGCGGATCGCCCGCGCGGGAGCGGCGGTCATCGGAGCCCGTCCACGGCCGCCGCGGCCAGGGGCAGCGGCAGCGCCGCCTCGACCCGGAAGCCGCCCCCGGCCCGGGGACCGGCACTGAAGCGGCCGTGCAGCAGGCTGACCCGCTCGCGCATGCCCGTGATGCCGAATCCCGTACTTCCGATGCCGTCGGGCGCGCCGCGCCCGTCGTCGACGACCTCCACGGTCAGCTCCTGTTCCCCGTATCCGATGGTGACCCGGCAGTGCCCGGTGCCCGCGTGGCGGACCACGTTGGTCAGCGCCTCCTGCACGATGCGGTACGCCGACAGGTCCGTCTCGGGCGGCAGTTGACCGCGCTCCCCCTCCCACCGTACGTCGACCCGCACCCCCGCGTCGGCGGTGGCCGCCACCAGCGCGTCGAGGTCCGACAGCCCGGGTGCGGGCCCGAGCGGCGCCTGCCCCCGGGTGCCGTCCGGCTGGGCCCGACGCAGCGCGACCAGCGTACGGCGAAGGCCGGACAGGGTCTCGCGGCTGGTGGCCTCGATGGCCCGCAGGGCGGCGCGGGCCTCCTCCGGCTGGGTGTCGATGACCCTGCTGCCGACACCGGCCTGGATGGCGATCACGCCGATGCTGTGGGCGACCATGTCGTGCAACTCGCGTGCGATGCACAGTCGTTCGGCGGTCACGGCCTCGGCCACCTGCTGCGTGCGCAGTTCGGCCGTGTGCTCGCGGCGCTCGCGGAACCGCAGGCCGGTCATGTAGACGGCGCCCAACGACAGGAAGGCGATCAGGCTCGTGCTCATCAGGTCGTACGGTCCGGAGGCCACCAACGCGACCCCCGGAAGCTCCACGGCGAACACCATGACGAGGGCCGTGACCGCGTCCCGCCGGGGCCGCGTGGCGACGACGAGTCCGAGGACGAGGTCCGAGGCGAGGAAGACGAAGAACCGGCCCGGACCGTGGTTCTGGGCGGCCCCCGCGACGAGCGTGCCGCCGAGGAGGGTCAGGGCCAGTGCCGCCAGGGGCCGGTGCCGCAGCAGGGGGACGAGCGGGGTCACCGCCAGCAGCATCACGACCCCGAGGAGCGGCCCGGCGGCGTACGGGACACCGCCGATCAGCAGGCCCACGACGAGGACGTAGAGGCCCGCGCCGCCCCAAGCCGTGCGGGCCGATCCGGACCCTGATGTCGAACTCCGCGCGGCCTCGGCGGACTTCGGGGTCTTCGCGGGCTTCGGGGTCTTCGGTGGGTTGTCCATGGCGTGACCGTAGCCAGCCGTCCCCGGCCCGGGCATCCGCCCCCGGGCTTACGCCCCCCGGCCGAGGCCACCGGGCACGTTCCGCCGGCGGTCCGATGTCCTCGGGCCGAGCGCACTGGCAGGGTGGGCCGGGTGATCGAGGTCAAGGAACTCACCAGGACGCACGGCGACCGGACGGCCGTGGACCGGCTCTCCCTCACGGCCCGGCCCGGCGCGGTCACCGCGTTCCTCGGCGCCGCCGGGGCCGGCAAGACCAGCGCGCTCCGCCTGATCCTGGGGCTGGACTCCCCCACCGCGGGCACGGTCGCCGTGTGCGGGGTCCCGCTGCGCGGCCGCCCGCGCAGCCCCCACCAGGTCGGGGCCCTGCCCGATCCGGCCGGGTTGCGCGGCCGGCGGACCGCCGGGGCGGTGCTGGGGGCACTGGCCCGTGCGCACGGCATCGAGGCGGGCCGGGTGGCCGAGGTGCTGACGGAGACGGGCTTGGCGCAGGAACCGCGGCGGCGCGTGGGTACGTACTCCCCCGCGATGCGGCAGCGGTTGCGCATCGCGGGGGCGCTGCTCGGGGATCCGCCCGTGCTGCTGCTGGACGAGCCGCTGGCCGGGCTGGACCCCGAGGGGATGCGGTGGGCCCGCCGGCTGCTGCGCGCACTGGCCGCGCAGGGGCGTACGGTCGCGATCACCGGTGACCGTGCGGCGGAGATGGCCGAGACGGCCGACCGGATCGTCGTCCTCGACCGGGGCCGGACGGTGCTGGCGCAGTCCGCGGCCGAGTTCACCGCCCGGAGCGCCGCGCCTCGGGTCGTCGTGGGTGCTGCGAGCCCCGTCGAGCTTGCCGCCGTACTGACGGACGGGGGCGCGACGGTGGTCCGGGCCCGCCTGTCGGGTCCGGACCGGCTCGCCGTGACCGGCATGACGGCGGAGCGCGTCGGCCCCCTGGCCACCGAGCACGGGATCGTGATCCTCGAACTCGACACCCGCAGGCCTTCGTTGGAGGAGGTGCTGGGCGAACTGTGCGCCGGTTCCCGGGCCGTGTCGGCCCGGTCCCGCCCGGGCGGCGGGCGATAGCCTGGGCGCATGGAGGAACTGGGTGGGGTGGAGGTCATCGGCTTCGCGGACGCCGAAGCGTTCGAGAGCTGGTTGACCGAGCACCACACGCGCCACGAGGGCGTGTGGATCAAGCTGGCCAAGAAGCGGTCGGGGATCGCGTCGGTCACCGATGACGAGCTGGTCGACATCGGCCTGTGCTACGGCTGGATCTCCGGGCAGCGGCGCGCCCTCGACGAGCGGTACTACCTGCAGAAGTACGTGCCGCGCCGGCCCAAGAGCCTGTGGTCCCGGGTGAACGTGGACAAGGTCGCGGAGCTGAGCGCCGCGGGGCGGATGCGTGAGCCCGGACTCGCCGAGGTGCGCAGGGCGCAGGCGGACGGGCGGTGGACGCACGCCTACGAGTCCCAGCGGACGGCGGCGGTGCCACCGGACCTCGCGGCGGCCTTCGAGGCGGATCCGGCGGCCGCGGAGGCGTTCGAGGCGCTCGACCGCACCGGGCGCTACCAGGTGGTCCTGCCGTTGCTACAGGCGCTCACCCCGGAGACCAGGCGGGCCCGGCTCGACCGGGCGGTGCGGCTGCTGGGGGGAGGCGGGGCTGCCGGGTGATCCGGCCGGTCTCCCGCGAGCGCAGGGGGCCGTAGGGGGCAGGGGCGCAACGGACCGGGAGAAGGCGTCAGGCCCGGCCTCCCCACGGGGAGACCAGGCCTGCAGGAGGGCGGAGTCGCGGGTCAGGAACGCTGGTCGCGGGCCTTCTCGGCCTTCTCGGCGTTCTTCTCCTTGATGCGGACCGTTTCCTTGCGGACCTCGGCCTGGGTGGCGCGCTCACGCTGGAGCCACTCGGGGGCCTCCTGCTTCAGTGCTTCGATCTGCTCCGTGGTGAGGGGCTCGGTGACCCCGCCGCGGGCGAGGCCGGCGATGGACACGCCGAGCTTGGCCGCCACCACCGGTCGCGGGTGCGGACCGTTGGCGCGCAGCTCCTTCAGCCACTGGGGCGGATCGGCCTGGAGCGCACTCAATTCGCTGCGCGAGACGACACCCTCCTGGAACTCTGCGGGGGTGGCCTCGAGGTACACGCCCAGCTTCTTCGCCGCGGTCGCGGGCTTCATCGTCTGGGTGTTCTGGTGCGACGTCATGGTGTCAAGAGTATCGAGCGTGTGCGCTACCTCCGACCACGACCGGTAACCTTGCGGGGTGACAGGCTCGGAAGTACCCCATTCGTTCCGGCTCGCTTATGTCCCGGGGGTCACACCCAGCAAGTGGGTGCGCATCTGGAACGAGCGGCTGCCCGACGTCCCGCTGACCTTGGTGGCGGTGTCCCCGATCGAGGCGTGCGGCGTGCTGCGGGCGGGCGGAGCCGACGCCGGTTTCGTGCGGCTGCCCGTCGACCGCGACGACCTCAGCGCGATCCCCCTCTACACGGAGACCACGGTGGTCGTGGTCCCCAAAGACCACCTCGTGGCCGCTGCGGAAGAGGTGTCCACCGAGGACCTCGCCGACGAGATCGTGTTCCACCCGCTCGACGACACCCTGGACTGGGAGCAGCTGCCGGGCAAGCCCGCGATCGAGCGGCCCGAGACGACGGCGGACGCGATCGAGCTGGTGGCCGCCGGGGTGGGCGTACTCGTCGTCCCGCAGTCGCTCGCCCGCCTGCACCACCGCAAGGACCTGACCTACCGGCCGGTGTCCGATGCGCCCGCCTCGCGGGTCGCGCTGTCGTGGCCGCAGGAGGAGACCACCGATCTGGTGGAGGAGTTCATCGGGATCGTCCGCGGCCGGACCGTGAACAGCACGCGGGGGCGCACGCCGACCCCGCCGCAGCCCAAGGCGAAGCGCAAGCGCCCGGACGCGGGTACGGGCGGCGGCGGTGGCGGGGGCGCGCAGCGGAAGTCGGGGGCCGGGAAGTCCTCGTCCGGGAAGCCGGCCGGCAAGAACCCCCGCGGGGCGTCCGGCGGCCCCAAGGGCGGCAAGGGTGCGAAGGGCGGCAAGGGCGGTAGGCCCGGCCGTCGCCCGTAGGCCCCGCCGCCGCCCGTAGCCCGCTCGTCGTCCGCAAGGCCCGGCCGTCGTCCGTAGGACCGGCAGGGCCGACCGCGACGGCCTGGCTTCGGGGATCCGGCTCACCGCGCGTGTATGCAGGAGGGATGGATCTCCGGTCGCCGTCGCACCCCCGTCACCTCCGGTCCCCCAAGGTGAGCCACGCACAGCTGGCGGTCCCGTTCGCGCTGATCGCCCTCGTGACGTTGATCGACGTGCTCGCTCCGCCCGAGGTGCACCTCGGCCCGTTCCTGGCCGCCGCACCTGCGGTGACCGCGTCGTTCGCGGGACCCCGGATGACGGCCTTCGTCGGTTTGGTCGCCGTACTGGCCCAGGTGGTGGTGGCGACGGCGCGCACCAGCCTGACCGATCTGAACCACACCTTCCAGATCATCGCGCTCGTGATGATCTCGGTGTTCGTGACCTTCTTCGCCCACCTGCGCGAGGAGCACGAGAAGGAGCTGACCCAGCTGCGCTCGGTGGCGGAGACGGCCCAGGAGGTGGTCCTACGGCCGCTGCCCGACCGGATCGGCCCGCTGGGCGTCGCGTCCGTGTACCTGGCCGCCGCGGCCGAGGCCCAGATCGGCGGCGATCTGTACGCCGCCGCCCGGACGGCCACCGGCACGCGGCTGATCATCGGCGATGTCCGGGGCAAGGGGCTGGAGGCGGTCGGGGACGCCGCGCTCGTCCTGGGCGCCTTCCGGGCCTCCGCCCACCAGGAGGCCGGACTGCCGGGCCTGGTGGACTACCTGGAGGCGGCGGTCTCCGGGGACCTGGACGGCGCCGGGGACGAGGGCGAGAGCTTCGTGACCGCGGCCGTCCTGGAGATCCCCGACGCCGAGCCGGTGCTGCACCTCGTCAGCTGCGGTCATCCGCCGCCCTTGCTCGTGCTGCGCGCGGGCGGCGCCGAGCAGCTGGAGGTGGAGCGGCCCGCGCCGCCGCTGGGACTCGCCGGGCTCGTGGCGTCTGCGGTCACCGCGCAGACCTTCGCCTTCGCCGAGGGTGACGTCCTGCTCCTGTACACGGACGGTGTCCTGGAGGCGCGCGACCCGGCGGGTACCTTCTACCCGCTGGCGCGACGCGTGAGCGCATGGTCGGGACTGCGCCCGCAGGCGCTGTTGGACCTGCTGTGCCAGGACCTGCTCGCGCACGCGGCCGGCCACACCCTGGACGACGACGCGGCGATGGTCGCGATCGAGCGGCCCTCGGCACCTTAGGGCGTGTCTCCTGGCCGGGCCCGGTTTGCCAGAATCGGATCATGCTGACCCTCGGAACGATCGTCATGGGAGCCGCGGACGTGCGGCGAGCCGCGGAATTCTGGAGCCGGGCGCTGGGGTACGTACCCCGTGACGGCCAGGTGGACGACGGCTGGACGGTCCTGGTCCCGGCCGACGGCGGCGGGCCGGGCCTGGCGCTCGGCAGCAGCGTCACGCCCGTACAGGAGCGGCCGCGCGTCCACCTCGACCTGTACGCGGCGGACGCCGCCGAGCAGGCGGCGGAGGTCGAGCGGCTGGTCGCCCTGGGCGCCCGGCACGTCGACTGGGATTCCTACCCGGAGGACCCGGATTTCGTGGTGCTGGCCGACCCCGAGGGCAACCGTTTCTGCGTCATCGACGCCGCGCACTGCTGAGGCCGGAACCCGCGGGAGCAGGACGCACGTCCTCGGCATCCTTGGCCGGTCCTTACCGCCACCTTAAGCGGAACGTAAGACTCATCAGGGCCGCACCGAAACGAACGAATGTCCGTTTCGGTGCGGCTAGCGTGCTGCCGGATCCCCCAACTCCCCAGTAACACAGAGGTAGGCACGCGATGGGCAGCACAGTCGGGCACCGGCGCACGACGAGCCGTACGGCGAAGGTCACGGGCGCGGTCGTGGCGGCGGCGGTGATCGGTGGGGCGGCCTTCGCCCTCACCGGGACCGCGCAAGCGAGCTCCGTCGGAGCCGTGTACACGAAGTCCAGTTCCTGGAGCGGCGGTTACACCGGCCAGTACGTCATCACCAACAGCACCGGCACGGCGCAGTCGGACTGGACCCTCCAGTTCGACCTGCCGGCGGGCACGAAGATCGACTCGCTTTGGAACGGCACCCACACGGTCTCCGGCCGCCGCGTGACCGTGAAGCCCGCGAGCTGGAACGGTCAGTTGGCGGCCGGGGCCTCCGTCACCGTCGGCTTCGTCGCGAGCGGAACCGGCACCCTCGGCAACCCCACCGGGTGCCTGATCAACGGGGTGAAGTGCTCGGTGGACCAGGGCGCCACGGCCCAGCCCAGCGGGCGCCCCACCGTCCGGCCCACCGTCACGGCGAGCCCGGCCCCGACCGCACCCACCACGTCCGCCAAGCCCACCGGGAGCACGTCGCCCTCCCCCACCGCGACCGCCCCCACCAGCACTCCCGCCCCCGGGGGCGCCGGCGCGCGCTTCGCCCCGTACGTGGACACCTCCTTGTACCCCGCCTACGACCTGGTCGACACCGCGACGAAGACCGGTGTGAAGGAGTTCCACCTGGCCTTCATCACCTCCGGCGGCGGCTGCGCCCCGCTGTGGGGCGGCGTCACGGATCTCGCGAACGACAAGGTCGCCGCCCAGATCGGTGCGCTGCGCGCCAAGGGCGGCGACGTACGGGTGTCGTTCGGCGGGGCCGCCGGTCACGAACTGGCGCTGAACTGCGCCACCGTGGACGAGCTGGCCGCCGCGTACGGGAAGGTCGTCGACCAGTACCGGCTCACCAAGGTCGACTTCGACATCGAGGGGGCGGCCCTGCCGGACACGGCGGCCAACGCGCGCCGCGCGCAGGCCATCGCCCGGCTGCAGAAGTCCCACCCGGGCCTGGACGTCGCCTTCACCCTGCCCGTGATGCCCGAGGGCCTGACCCAGCCGGGTGTGGCGCTGCTGGCCGACGCCAAGA
Coding sequences within:
- a CDS encoding response regulator transcription factor, whose amino-acid sequence is MTAAPARAIRVLLVDDQPLVRSGLRVLMADTADLEVVGEAGTGTDGVRLAAELRPDVVVMDIRMPGMDGIEATGLITTAAEAVKVLVLTTFDEDDHVYGALRAGASGFAVKDMAVEDILAAIRVIAAGDALIAPGVTRRLIADFVRAPGPAAPEVRAPRPVAGITEREREVLTLVGLGLSNGEIAEELFISAATAKSHVSRLFTKLGARDRVQLVITAYEIGLVAAPR
- a CDS encoding YdeI/OmpD-associated family protein, translated to MEELGGVEVIGFADAEAFESWLTEHHTRHEGVWIKLAKKRSGIASVTDDELVDIGLCYGWISGQRRALDERYYLQKYVPRRPKSLWSRVNVDKVAELSAAGRMREPGLAEVRRAQADGRWTHAYESQRTAAVPPDLAAAFEADPAAAEAFEALDRTGRYQVVLPLLQALTPETRRARLDRAVRLLGGGGAAG
- a CDS encoding VOC family protein encodes the protein MLTLGTIVMGAADVRRAAEFWSRALGYVPRDGQVDDGWTVLVPADGGGPGLALGSSVTPVQERPRVHLDLYAADAAEQAAEVERLVALGARHVDWDSYPEDPDFVVLADPEGNRFCVIDAAHC
- a CDS encoding LysR substrate-binding domain-containing protein, whose translation is MTGSEVPHSFRLAYVPGVTPSKWVRIWNERLPDVPLTLVAVSPIEACGVLRAGGADAGFVRLPVDRDDLSAIPLYTETTVVVVPKDHLVAAAEEVSTEDLADEIVFHPLDDTLDWEQLPGKPAIERPETTADAIELVAAGVGVLVVPQSLARLHHRKDLTYRPVSDAPASRVALSWPQEETTDLVEEFIGIVRGRTVNSTRGRTPTPPQPKAKRKRPDAGTGGGGGGGAQRKSGAGKSSSGKPAGKNPRGASGGPKGGKGAKGGKGGRPGRRP
- a CDS encoding PP2C family protein-serine/threonine phosphatase, with the translated sequence MDLRSPSHPRHLRSPKVSHAQLAVPFALIALVTLIDVLAPPEVHLGPFLAAAPAVTASFAGPRMTAFVGLVAVLAQVVVATARTSLTDLNHTFQIIALVMISVFVTFFAHLREEHEKELTQLRSVAETAQEVVLRPLPDRIGPLGVASVYLAAAAEAQIGGDLYAAARTATGTRLIIGDVRGKGLEAVGDAALVLGAFRASAHQEAGLPGLVDYLEAAVSGDLDGAGDEGESFVTAAVLEIPDAEPVLHLVSCGHPPPLLVLRAGGAEQLEVERPAPPLGLAGLVASAVTAQTFAFAEGDVLLLYTDGVLEARDPAGTFYPLARRVSAWSGLRPQALLDLLCQDLLAHAAGHTLDDDAAMVAIERPSAP
- a CDS encoding DUF5997 family protein; translation: MTSHQNTQTMKPATAAKKLGVYLEATPAEFQEGVVSRSELSALQADPPQWLKELRANGPHPRPVVAAKLGVSIAGLARGGVTEPLTTEQIEALKQEAPEWLQRERATQAEVRKETVRIKEKNAEKAEKARDQRS
- a CDS encoding tellurite resistance/C4-dicarboxylate transporter family protein is translated as MSILPGRDWWTGLPPAAGAAVMATGIISVGLHLTGHDAASLAALVVAGALWLVLAADFTSRLLGDRGRFRAEADTPAALTAVAATTVIGARLSQQGWQTAAAVLLVVAAVLWPGLLFNVLRHWRRRMPGAAFLGCVATQGLSLLAASLADADHHDLLARAAMAAFCLGLLLYLAALFRFDLREVVGGKGDHWVAGGALSISALAGSKLTASPVWTGSAHTTLRTVTLALLALSLVWYVVLLAAELRHPRPRYDMRRWATVFPLGMTATACLSVAEPAGVAWLRTLGEVLLWVAVGAWLLTFAALVASHLTAGGGERGR
- a CDS encoding cellulose binding domain-containing protein; this translates as MGSTVGHRRTTSRTAKVTGAVVAAAVIGGAAFALTGTAQASSVGAVYTKSSSWSGGYTGQYVITNSTGTAQSDWTLQFDLPAGTKIDSLWNGTHTVSGRRVTVKPASWNGQLAAGASVTVGFVASGTGTLGNPTGCLINGVKCSVDQGATAQPSGRPTVRPTVTASPAPTAPTTSAKPTGSTSPSPTATAPTSTPAPGGAGARFAPYVDTSLYPAYDLVDTATKTGVKEFHLAFITSGGGCAPLWGGVTDLANDKVAAQIGALRAKGGDVRVSFGGAAGHELALNCATVDELAAAYGKVVDQYRLTKVDFDIEGAALPDTAANARRAQAIARLQKSHPGLDVAFTLPVMPEGLTQPGVALLADAKKNGVRVDAVNIMAMDYGPAYSGDMGQYAIQAATATQAQIKGVLGLSEAAAWKAVAVTPMIGVNDVASEVFTVEDATQLVQFAASKGIGRLAMWSSTRDKQCAAGAVNHADATCSSILQQPLAFTKAFSALK
- a CDS encoding sensor histidine kinase; translation: MDNPPKTPKPAKTPKSAEAARSSTSGSGSARTAWGGAGLYVLVVGLLIGGVPYAAGPLLGVVMLLAVTPLVPLLRHRPLAALALTLLGGTLVAGAAQNHGPGRFFVFLASDLVLGLVVATRPRRDAVTALVMVFAVELPGVALVASGPYDLMSTSLIAFLSLGAVYMTGLRFRERREHTAELRTQQVAEAVTAERLCIARELHDMVAHSIGVIAIQAGVGSRVIDTQPEEARAALRAIEATSRETLSGLRRTLVALRRAQPDGTRGQAPLGPAPGLSDLDALVAATADAGVRVDVRWEGERGQLPPETDLSAYRIVQEALTNVVRHAGTGHCRVTIGYGEQELTVEVVDDGRGAPDGIGSTGFGITGMRERVSLLHGRFSAGPRAGGGFRVEAALPLPLAAAAVDGLR
- a CDS encoding VOC family protein, which produces MAYTFQVTIDSTDPHALADWWAEALGWEVEPSDEQFIRGLIEAGHASEDDTKIHRGTLVWKVGAAIRHPEGLERAPRVLFQFVPEPKTVKNRAHFDVRTGSDDPKALVERLIANGAKHLHEGRMGGSAWTTLADPEGNELCVSH
- a CDS encoding ABC transporter ATP-binding protein produces the protein MIEVKELTRTHGDRTAVDRLSLTARPGAVTAFLGAAGAGKTSALRLILGLDSPTAGTVAVCGVPLRGRPRSPHQVGALPDPAGLRGRRTAGAVLGALARAHGIEAGRVAEVLTETGLAQEPRRRVGTYSPAMRQRLRIAGALLGDPPVLLLDEPLAGLDPEGMRWARRLLRALAAQGRTVAITGDRAAEMAETADRIVVLDRGRTVLAQSAAEFTARSAAPRVVVGAASPVELAAVLTDGGATVVRARLSGPDRLAVTGMTAERVGPLATEHGIVILELDTRRPSLEEVLGELCAGSRAVSARSRPGGGR
- a CDS encoding DoxX family protein; this translates as MNARLDHARPYALGLFRIVTGLLFASHGAASLFGVLGGAHGGGTVATGSWPGWYAAAIQLVAGALVLLGLSTRAAAFVASGSMAYAYFTVHQPGALWPLQNGGEASAMFCWAFLLLVFTGPGALAVDGLFSSRSAASVGQRDENRPEAVTA